From Deltaproteobacteria bacterium, the proteins below share one genomic window:
- the rplQ gene encoding 50S ribosomal protein L17, with translation MRHLKAGRKLGRTSSHRDALLKNLVQELIRHEQIRTTLPKAKEARKLAEKMITFGKRGTLHARRLAHRTVRDNALLEKLFSELAPRYKARPGGYTRVLRAGFRPGDAAPMAVLELVDRPEKKAEGEEKAAK, from the coding sequence ATGCGTCACCTGAAGGCTGGTCGAAAGCTCGGCCGCACCTCGTCGCACCGCGACGCGCTGCTCAAGAACCTCGTGCAGGAGCTCATCCGCCACGAGCAGATCCGCACCACGCTGCCCAAGGCCAAGGAGGCCCGGAAGCTGGCGGAGAAGATGATCACCTTCGGCAAGCGCGGGACGCTGCACGCGCGCCGGCTCGCGCACCGCACCGTGCGCGACAACGCCCTGCTCGAGAAGCTCTTCAGCGAGCTCGCGCCCCGCTACAAGGCGCGCCCGGGCGGCTACACCCGCGTGCTCCGCGCCGGCTTCCGGCCGGGCGACGCGGCGCCCATGGCCGTGCTCGAGCTGGTGGACCGGCCCGAGAAGAAGGCCGAGGGCGAGGAGAAGGCCGCCAAGTAG
- a CDS encoding DNA-directed RNA polymerase subunit alpha: MADGHIAKNWRDLIKPRRLQVDADSLTETYGKFVAEPLERGYGTTLGNSLRRVLLSSLQGAAITTVRIDGVEHEFSTIADVAEDVTDIILNLKEVLLAMHTTEVKTLRIEATGPKEVKAKDIITDGTVEVLNPEHHICTISDGGKVRMELTARMGRGYVSADRNKVAGTPIGVIPIDSLFSPVKKVNYQVTNARVGQQTDYDKLSLEIWTDGSVKPQDAIAFAAKIIKEQVNTFINFDETEEPIVEEAPKAEPKLNENLFKSVDLLELSVRSANCLQQANIKTIGDLVQKTEAEMLKTKNFGRKSLKEIKEILAEMGLSLGMKLDNWPPKQMPAASPTE, encoded by the coding sequence ATGGCAGACGGACACATCGCAAAGAACTGGCGCGACCTCATCAAGCCGCGCCGCCTCCAGGTCGACGCCGACTCGCTCACCGAGACCTATGGCAAGTTCGTGGCCGAGCCGCTCGAGCGCGGCTACGGCACCACCCTGGGCAACAGCCTTCGCCGGGTGCTCCTCTCGAGCCTCCAGGGCGCGGCCATCACCACCGTCCGCATCGACGGCGTGGAGCACGAGTTCTCCACCATCGCCGACGTCGCCGAGGACGTGACCGACATCATCCTCAACCTCAAGGAGGTGCTGCTGGCCATGCACACCACCGAGGTGAAGACCCTGCGCATCGAGGCCACGGGTCCCAAAGAGGTCAAAGCAAAGGACATCATCACCGACGGCACCGTCGAGGTCCTCAACCCCGAGCACCACATCTGCACCATCAGCGACGGCGGCAAGGTCCGCATGGAGCTGACGGCGCGCATGGGCCGCGGCTACGTCTCGGCGGATCGCAACAAGGTGGCCGGCACGCCCATCGGCGTGATCCCCATCGACTCGCTCTTCTCGCCCGTGAAGAAGGTGAACTACCAGGTCACCAACGCGCGCGTGGGCCAGCAGACCGACTACGACAAGCTCAGCCTCGAGATCTGGACCGACGGCAGCGTCAAGCCGCAGGACGCGATCGCCTTCGCCGCCAAGATCATCAAGGAGCAGGTGAACACGTTCATCAACTTCGACGAGACCGAGGAGCCCATCGTCGAGGAGGCTCCCAAGGCCGAGCCGAAGCTGAACGAGAACCTGTTCAAGAGCGTGGACCTGCTCGAGCTCTCCGTGCGCTCGGCGAACTGCCTGCAGCAGGCGAACATCAAGACCATCGGCGACCTGGTGCAGAAGACCGAGGCCGAGATGCTTAAGACCAAGAACTTCGGCCGCAAGTCGCTGAAGGAGATCAAGGAAATCCTGGCCGAGATGGGCCTCTCCCTGGGCATGAAGCTCGACAACTGGCCGCCGAAGCAGATGCCGGCCGCCAGCCCCACGGAGTAG
- the rpsD gene encoding 30S ribosomal protein S4 codes for MARYTLSSCRICRRENLKMYLKGDRCYSDKCAIERRPYPPGQHGQGRAKFSEYGVQLREKQKVKRMYGLLESQFRGYYHRAAAAKGKTGENLLLALELRLDNVVFRAGFADTRNEARQMVRHNHFTVNGKKVNIPSFAVRSGSVVEVKDKSKKIARISKAVEAVDRRGVPQWIELDKKGLKATVKTSPVREDLTMPIQEQLIVELYSK; via the coding sequence ATGGCCCGTTACACCCTGTCTTCGTGCCGCATCTGCCGGCGCGAGAACCTCAAGATGTATCTGAAGGGCGACCGCTGCTACAGCGACAAGTGCGCCATCGAGCGCCGCCCGTATCCCCCCGGTCAGCACGGCCAGGGCCGCGCCAAGTTCAGCGAGTACGGCGTGCAGCTGCGCGAGAAGCAGAAGGTCAAGCGCATGTACGGCCTGCTCGAGAGCCAGTTCCGTGGCTACTACCACCGCGCCGCGGCGGCCAAGGGCAAGACGGGCGAGAACCTCCTGCTCGCCCTCGAGCTTCGCCTCGACAACGTGGTGTTCCGCGCCGGCTTCGCCGACACCCGCAACGAGGCGCGCCAGATGGTGCGCCACAACCACTTCACCGTGAACGGCAAGAAGGTGAACATCCCCTCGTTCGCCGTGCGCTCCGGTTCCGTGGTCGAGGTGAAGGACAAGAGCAAGAAGATCGCCCGCATCTCCAAGGCCGTCGAGGCCGTGGACCGCCGCGGCGTTCCGCAGTGGATCGAGCTGGACAAGAAGGGCCTCAAGGCCACCGTGAAGACCTCGCCCGTTCGCGAGGACCTCACCATGCCGATCCAGGAGCAGCTCATCGTCGAGCTCTACAGCAAGTAG
- the rpsK gene encoding 30S ribosomal protein S11, which yields MAETPENKTPAAPAAAPAVPATPEGAAAAPAAEGERKAKGKKTKKNVNTGIVHISSTFNNTMITITDVSGNVLAWSSAGARGFKGSRKSTPFAAQVAAGDAAAKAMEHGLKTVSVLVKGPGAGRESALRAIAAAGLKVTLIRDVTPIPHNGCRPPKRRRV from the coding sequence ATGGCGGAGACTCCTGAGAACAAGACCCCGGCCGCTCCTGCAGCGGCCCCTGCGGTGCCTGCGACCCCCGAGGGCGCGGCCGCGGCCCCCGCTGCTGAGGGCGAGCGCAAGGCCAAGGGCAAGAAGACCAAGAAGAACGTGAACACGGGCATCGTGCACATCTCGTCCACGTTCAACAACACGATGATCACCATCACCGACGTCTCCGGGAACGTGCTGGCCTGGAGCTCGGCGGGTGCGCGCGGCTTCAAGGGCTCGCGCAAGAGCACCCCGTTCGCGGCGCAGGTTGCCGCGGGCGACGCCGCCGCCAAGGCCATGGAGCACGGCCTGAAGACGGTGAGCGTGCTGGTGAAGGGCCCCGGCGCCGGCCGCGAGAGCGCGCTCCGCGCCATCGCCGCCGCCGGCCTCAAGGTCACCCTCATCCGCGACGTGACCCCGATCCCGCACAACGGCTGCCGCCCGCCCAAGCGTCGCCGCGTGTAA
- the rpsM gene encoding 30S ribosomal protein S13 translates to MARIAGIDLPREKRIEIALQYIYGIGKKTAKDILAKAAVSADIRTKDLSEDDVRKIREAIEASYKVEGDLRRETTMNIKRLMDLGCYRGLRHRKGLPVRGQRTHTNARTRKGPKRGIIRKAPTAAPAR, encoded by the coding sequence ATGGCTCGTATCGCAGGCATCGACCTCCCCCGCGAGAAGCGGATTGAGATCGCCCTCCAGTACATCTACGGCATCGGCAAGAAGACGGCGAAGGACATCCTCGCCAAGGCCGCCGTCAGCGCGGACATTCGTACCAAGGACCTCAGCGAAGACGACGTTCGCAAGATCCGCGAGGCCATCGAGGCCAGCTACAAGGTCGAGGGCGATCTCCGCCGCGAGACCACCATGAACATCAAGCGCCTGATGGACCTGGGCTGCTACCGCGGCCTGCGTCACCGCAAGGGCCTGCCCGTCCGCGGCCAGCGCACCCACACCAACGCGCGCACCCGCAAGGGCCCCAAGCGCGGCATCATCCGCAAGGCCCCCACCGCGGCCCCGGCTCGCTAA
- the rpmJ gene encoding 50S ribosomal protein L36: MKVRASVKKICEKCTVIRRKGVVRVICPANPRHKQRQA, encoded by the coding sequence ATGAAGGTTCGCGCGTCGGTGAAGAAGATTTGCGAGAAGTGCACCGTGATCCGCCGCAAGGGCGTGGTTCGCGTGATCTGCCCCGCCAACCCCCGCCACAAGCAGCGCCAGGCCTAA
- the infA gene encoding translation initiation factor IF-1, with product MPKEDAIEVEGTVIEPLPNAMFTVELENGHKVLAHISGKMRMHFIRILPGDKVKVELSPYDLSRGRITYRAK from the coding sequence ATGCCGAAAGAGGATGCGATCGAGGTCGAGGGAACGGTGATTGAGCCGTTGCCCAACGCCATGTTCACGGTGGAGCTCGAGAACGGCCACAAGGTTCTCGCGCACATCTCCGGCAAGATGCGAATGCACTTCATCCGCATCCTCCCCGGAGACAAGGTCAAGGTGGAGCTCTCGCCCTACGACCTCTCCCGCGGCCGCATCACCTATCGAGCCAAGTAA
- the map gene encoding type I methionyl aminopeptidase has translation MASVELKSAAELGYMRDAGRIVRDILVELRKAVRPGVSTLELDQLAEDLTYKNGAKPAFKGYRGFPCALCASVNDEVVHGIPSKKRVLKEGDLMKLDFGVVCRGYYGDSAVTVPVGKVSAASARLIDTTRESLEAGIAAVKDGNRISDIGAAVQKHVEAAGYSVVRDFVGHGIGRALHEEPKIPNYDFTRGVGQLQNPRLRPGMVLAIEPMVNVGGPGVKTLSDDWTAVTLDHSLSAHFEHTVALTEQGVEVLTG, from the coding sequence TTGGCCAGCGTGGAGCTCAAGAGCGCCGCCGAGCTCGGCTACATGCGCGACGCCGGCCGCATCGTGCGCGACATCCTCGTCGAGCTGCGCAAGGCCGTGCGACCGGGCGTAAGCACGCTCGAGCTGGACCAGCTCGCCGAGGACCTCACCTACAAGAACGGCGCGAAGCCCGCGTTCAAGGGCTACCGCGGCTTTCCTTGCGCGCTCTGCGCGAGCGTCAACGACGAGGTCGTCCACGGCATCCCCAGCAAGAAGCGGGTGCTGAAAGAGGGCGACCTGATGAAGCTCGACTTCGGCGTGGTGTGCCGCGGCTACTACGGCGACTCGGCGGTGACGGTGCCCGTGGGCAAGGTGTCCGCGGCGAGCGCCAGGCTGATCGACACCACCCGCGAGTCGCTCGAGGCGGGCATCGCCGCGGTCAAGGACGGGAACCGCATCAGCGACATCGGCGCGGCCGTGCAGAAGCACGTGGAGGCGGCCGGCTACTCGGTCGTCCGCGACTTCGTGGGCCACGGCATCGGCCGCGCGCTCCACGAGGAGCCCAAGATCCCCAACTACGACTTCACCCGGGGTGTCGGCCAGCTCCAGAACCCGCGCCTGCGCCCGGGGATGGTCCTGGCCATCGAGCCCATGGTCAACGTGGGCGGCCCCGGCGTGAAGACCTTGTCCGACGACTGGACCGCGGTCACGCTCGACCACTCGCTCTCGGCCCATTTCGAGCACACCGTGGCCCTCACCGAGCAGGGCGTCGAGGTGCTCACCGGTTGA
- a CDS encoding adenylate kinase produces the protein MGPPGAGKGTQAGKLIAEFKLPQISTGDILREAKRAGTPLGKQAAGFMDSGKLVPDELVIGLVEERLEKPDTKDGFILDGFPRTVAQAKALDEMLKKHGRAITRVVLIDVADRQKLFDRVTGRWSCPNDGSVYHVKNSPPKVAGKCDKDGATLVQRADDTPEKLTKRLSEYEAAKAAVVHYREKGLVTELDGEQAPDVVYGQLKKAVGK, from the coding sequence ATGGGCCCGCCGGGAGCGGGGAAGGGCACCCAGGCCGGCAAGCTCATCGCCGAGTTCAAGCTGCCGCAGATCTCCACCGGCGACATCCTCCGCGAGGCCAAGCGCGCGGGCACGCCGCTGGGCAAGCAGGCCGCGGGCTTCATGGACAGCGGCAAGCTGGTCCCCGACGAGCTGGTGATCGGGCTGGTCGAGGAGCGGCTCGAGAAGCCCGACACGAAGGACGGCTTCATCCTCGACGGCTTCCCGCGCACCGTGGCCCAGGCCAAGGCGCTCGACGAGATGCTCAAGAAGCACGGCCGGGCCATCACCCGGGTGGTGCTCATCGACGTGGCCGACCGGCAGAAGCTCTTCGACCGCGTGACCGGCCGCTGGAGCTGCCCGAACGACGGCAGCGTGTACCACGTGAAGAACTCGCCGCCGAAGGTCGCGGGCAAGTGCGACAAGGACGGCGCCACGCTGGTCCAGCGCGCCGACGACACCCCGGAGAAGCTCACCAAGCGCCTCAGCGAGTACGAAGCCGCCAAGGCCGCGGTGGTGCACTACCGCGAGAAGGGCCTGGTGACGGAGCTCGACGGCGAGCAGGCACCGGACGTGGTGTATGGCCAGCTGAAGAAGGCGGTCGGGAAGTAG